A part of Penaeus vannamei isolate JL-2024 chromosome 1, ASM4276789v1, whole genome shotgun sequence genomic DNA contains:
- the LOC113810039 gene encoding uncharacterized protein isoform X1, with product MGAEADPNAKKETPEEQPKKGSIVSKKLVRIVTVMAYVSAVSGAGFLLSVYYIFLWDPQIRGVRPPGYLQSGEMIGMPQARVASVPEALKGGVPIPYPHKMSKEFMDAYYRNATEQRGEGHAADVVNQSTSKVPDLAADHAANSGHNPPISTAGVNYHGQDDSSLQKSNAEQPPTRPQQDHSSQQHRRAQHHEQRGPPLTANA from the exons ATGGGAGCCGAAGCTGACCCCAACGCCAAGAAGGAGACGCCCGAGGAGCAGCCCAAGAAGGGGTCGATCGTCTCCAAGAAGCTGGTGAGAATCGTGACGGTGATGGCCTACGTGTCCGCGGTGTCCGGGGCGGGATTCCTGCTCTCGGTCTACTACATATTCCTGTGGGACCCTCAGATCAGGGGGGTGCGGCCCCCGGGCTACCTGCAGAGCGGAGAGATGATCGGCATGCCCCAGGCGAGGGTGGCGTCCGTGCCCGAGGCCCTGAAGGGGGGCGTGCCCATCCCGTACCCGCACAAGATGTCAAAGGAGTTCATGGATGCCTACTACAGGAACGCCACCGAGCAgagag GCGAGGGCCACGCAGCTGACGTGGTGAACCAGTCAACGTCGAAGGTTCCAGACCTCGCCGCCGACCACGCAGCCAACAGCGGACACAACCCCCCCATTAGCACTGCGGGGGTTAACTACCACGGTCAAGACGACAGTTCCTTGCAGAAAAGT AACGCGGAACAGCCCCCAACGAGGCCGCAGCAGGACCACAGCTCACAGCAGCACCGCCGAGCACAGCACCACGAGCAGCGAGGACCGCCGCTCACCGCCAACGCCTGA